The following is a genomic window from Nocardioides thalensis.
GTACGACGTGAGGACAGGAACCGGGGGAGTGACGACGGGGAGGTCATGGGAGAGGGACGGGCTCCGTCCGCGACGGGTTCCCCACTAAGAACACGTTCCGATAACGGTCGCTATGGTGCGGCGCATGGAACTCACCGGATCCTCTGCCATCGTCACCGGCGGCGCGTCGGGCATCGGCGCCGCCTGCGCCCGCCAGCTCGCCGCCCGCGGCGCGACCGTCGTGGTCGCCGACCTCCAGGCCGACAAGGGCGAGGCCCTCGCCGCCGAGATCAAGGGCGTCTTCGCCCAGGTCGATGTCACCAACACCGAGCAGATCGCGGGCGCGGTCAAGGCCGCCGCCGACATCGCCCCGCTGCGCGCGGTCGTCAACTCCGCCGGCATCGGCTGGGCCCAGCGCACGATCGGCCGCGACGGCACCGTCGAGTCGGCCCACTCGCTGGAGGCGTTCACCAAGGTCGTGGCGATCAACCTGATCGGCACGTTCGACATGGTGCGGCAGGCCGCGACGGCGATGAGCCAGAACGAGGGCGACGCCGACGGCTGCCGCGGTGCCATCGTCAACATGGCGAGCGTCGCCGCGTTCGACGGCC
Proteins encoded in this region:
- a CDS encoding SDR family oxidoreductase encodes the protein MELTGSSAIVTGGASGIGAACARQLAARGATVVVADLQADKGEALAAEIKGVFAQVDVTNTEQIAGAVKAAADIAPLRAVVNSAGIGWAQRTIGRDGTVESAHSLEAFTKVVAINLIGTFDMVRQAATAMSQNEGDADGCRGAIVNMASVAAFDGQIGQASYSASKGGVVGMTLPVARDLAAAGIRLNTVAPGLIDTPIYGEGEAAEAFKANLGQNVLFPKRLGTPDELASMVIECLTNSYMNGEVIRVDGGIRMPPR